The nucleotide window AATTTCTACAAAACCTTTTTGCATAAGTCGCTGTAAAATTTGTGAAATACTAATCATTTGAAAATTAGTGCGCATCATTAAATCATTTGGTGTTGGGAAATCGATTCCCTCTTGTTGGAAACTCATTAAATGAAGCAAAATTAATGCTTCATCGTCTTGAATATTCATTTCGTTATAATGCTGAAAAAAATATTGTGGGACAGTAATATTTCGTTGCTCAGTCCAAACGCGGATTCGATTAAATGCTTTTTTCATGTGTGAATCCCCCTTTGTCGTAATAGAAAGCGCCCGGTTAAATTGCCGGACGCTTTCTTTTTTTAGCTTTTTATATTATGGATATAAACGGTTTAATAAACGTGGGAATGGAATTGTTTCACGAATGTGCTCAGTTCCTGAAATCCATGCTACAGTACGCTCTAAACCAAGACCGAAGCCTGAGTGAGGTACAGAACCTTGTTTACGTAATTCTAAGTACCAAGCATAAGCGTCCATTGATAAGTTGTGCTCTTCTAAGCGAGATTTTAACAAATCATAATCATGGATACGCTCAGAACCACCGATAATTTCGCCGTAGCCTTCTGGTGCAATTAAGTCTGCACATAATACAACATCATCACGGTCTGGATGAGGTTGCATGTAGAATGGCTTAATACCTACTGGGTAGCAAGTAATGAATACTGGCTTGTCGTAGTGGTTAGCAATTGCCGTTTCGTGTGGTGCACCGAAGTCATCACCCCACTGAATGTCATCAAAGCCTTGTTCGTGCAAGAATTTGATTGCATCATCATAAGAGATACGTGGGAATGGTGCTTTAATATTTTCTAATTTAGAAGTGTCACGACCAAGACGCTCTAAATCCATTTTGCAGTTTTTAAGTACAGATTGAACGATATGCTCAACGTATTGCTCTTGTACTTCTAAGTTTTCATCAAATTCAACGAATGCCATTTCGGGCTCAATCATCCAAAACTCGATTAAGTGACGACGTGTTTTAGATTTTTCTGCACGGAATGTTGGAC belongs to Solibacillus sp. FSL R7-0682 and includes:
- the asnS gene encoding asparagine--tRNA ligase, encoding MKKIMIKEMPGHIGETVKIGAWLANKRSSGKLAFLQLRDGSGFAQGVVVKEEVGEELFAVAKGMTQETSMYVIGEVKADERSTFGAELNVTGIEVIHAATDFPITPKEHGTEFLMDNRHLWLRSRKQHAVMKVRNEIIRATYEFFNDNGFTKMDPPILTGSAPEGTSELFATKYFDEDAYLSQSGQLYMEAAAMALGKVFSFGPTFRAEKSKTRRHLIEFWMIEPEMAFVEFDENLEVQEQYVEHIVQSVLKNCKMDLERLGRDTSKLENIKAPFPRISYDDAIKFLHEQGFDDIQWGDDFGAPHETAIANHYDKPVFITCYPVGIKPFYMQPHPDRDDVVLCADLIAPEGYGEIIGGSERIHDYDLLKSRLEEHNLSMDAYAWYLELRKQGSVPHSGFGLGLERTVAWISGTEHIRETIPFPRLLNRLYP